In the genome of Longimicrobium terrae, the window GACGCGCTGGATTTCGTGCAGCGCGCGATGCAGTCGGCGCCGGGGCTGGGCGCGGGGCACGGGCCGCTGAACCACCTGGTGCCTGGGCCGGCGTAGGGGCTGATGATGGGGGATGATGCGGTGCGTTGGGCGGAGTTCGACGGCGGCCCCCACCCGGGCTCGTACTACTCGCCCACCCTCCCCCAAAAAAGACTGGGGGAGGGTTGGGGCGGGCGGATAGCTCGATGCGGGTAGCGGAGCTGGGAGGCGCGAAGGAGTATCCTGAGCGGATGAATCCGCCGCTCGAACACCGCAAAGCCCCGACACCGGCCACTGGCACGTCCGGTTCGGGGCTTCAACTGCATCGGGATTGCGCCACCCGCGACGCAATCCGCCGCCGCGCTGAGGTCTCCCCCTCTCCCGCTTGCGGGAGAGGGGGCCGGGGGGTGAGGGCTGCCCGCGGCCGCGACAATCCGTCCGGAACACACGAATCCGCAGTTGTCTCCTTCCGTGCGCGGCTTGCACCGGCAGGGGCCGGGAGAGCAGCCGCGATGCGCCGTCATCCCCCGAAGCAGAAGGGCCCCGCACTCGCGTGAGTGCGGGGCCCTTTCGTCATCCATCCACCGAAACCGGCGCGATCAGCGGTTGGCCAGTGCGGATTCGGCGCGGGGCGCCTCGGCCGTGGCGATCTCCGGCGTGGCGAGGCGCTGGCGGGAGCCGCTCTCCAGCTGGCGGCGGAAGTCCGACTCGTCCGACAGGTCGCGCAGCGCGCGGTCCATCCCGTGAAGCTGCTCTTCCATCAGCGCCAGGCGCCGCTCCATCAACAGCGTCGCATCGTTCTGGCCCTGGATCTCGCGATACCGGCCCAGCGCCTCCATCAGCGGCTTCAACGCCACACGCATCGTAATGCCGGTGATGGGGATCAGCACGGTGAGGCTGCCGAGAATGATCCCCGTCATCGCGACGAGTGCTTCGGTGGGCTCCATGGAAGCAAACTCCTGAATTTGATGATGTGCGGGCGCGGACAGGCCCGGGCGAAAGGCGCACCCGGGCCAGAGGCGCGTCTGCGCCGGTCCGGGGGCTGTACGGCAGAGATGAATCGTGAGTTTCGCGCCCGTGAAGCCGGGCGTGACGGAATGTAACGCGAGGCGCGCGTGGCGTGTATTCCTTCCGGATCGCGCGTCCCGTCCAACGCGGCGGGACGGGATCCATCCGTGGCGCGCCCGGGGGAGGGCGCGCCACGGAGGAATGCGCGTCAGTTGGCGGCTTCGGAGGCCAGGTTGCTCCCGGCGATGCGCGGCAGGACCCCGCGGACGAGCGCCGCAAGCTGGTCGCGCACGCGTGCGCCCACTTCCATGACCTCGTCGTGCGACAGCTTCTGCCCGCCCAGCCCCGCGGCCAGGTTGGTGATGCACGAAATGCCCAGGCACTTTACCCCGATGGCCGAGGCCACCAGCACCTCAGGCACGGTGGACATGCCGACCGCGTCCGCGCCCAGCCGTCCCAGCATCCGCACTTCCGCCAGCGTCTCGTAGCTGGGCCCCAGCAGCCCCGCGTACACGCCCTCCGTCACCGGAATGCGAAGGTCGCGCGCCACCTCGGCGGCGGCGCGGCGGAACGCCAGGTCGTATGGCTCCGACATGTCGGGAAAGCGCGTTTCCCCCGGAAAGGTGGGGCCGATGAGCGGGTTGCGGAACATGAGGTTCAGGTGGTCCGCGATGATCATCAGGTCGCCGGGCACGAAGCCGGGGCGAATGCCGCCGGCCGCGTTGGTCAGCAGCATGGTTTCCGCGCCCAGCGCCGCCAGCGCGCGGATGGGGAGCGCCACGTCCGCGGGCTCCCATCCCTCGTACAGGTGAAAACGGCCCTGCATGGCGACGACTTCCACGCTGTTCATCCGCCCGGCCACCAGCTGCCCCGCATGCCCCGCCAGCGCCTGCGTGCGGCGCGGAAACCCGGGGATTTCGTCGAAGGGAACGCGCACGGCGTCCTCGATTTCATCCGCCAGCCCGCCCAGGCCGCTGCCCAGCACCAGGATGGCGTGCGGCGCGCGGGTAAAGCGCTCGCGCAGAAAGGTAACCGTGTCGTGAATCGGGGTGCCGTGCATCAGCGTCTCCATGGTGGACCGGGAAAGCGCCAATCTCAACCGCCGCTCCGCCCGCGTCAACGGCACCCCGGGCCAGCACCCGCTCCAGGCGGGTCATCCGCGGGCGAGAGAAACATCTGCCGCCCCGGACCCTTCCCTTTCAAGCCATCAGCAGCGACATTAGTCGACACCCACCTTTCCACGTTTTTTCTGGAGAACGTACCATGAAGAAGCTGAAGCTCGAGCTGGACCAGCTGGAAGTCAGCTCGTTCACCGCGCAGGACGAGGAGAAGGCCAGCGGCACCGTGAATGGCATGGCGACGTACTACCCCGACGGGTGCCGCCCCAGCTACTACAAGACGGAATGCCTCTGTACGGGCGCGGAAGGGTGCTATCCCTCGCTGTACTGCAGCCAGGGCGGCGTCGGGCCCGGCGAGCCGTACGGCACCTGCTACGCGGGGTGCATGACCAACGCGAACGGCGAGTGCTGATCGTTCCGGCACGGCGCGGATAGCGGAAAAGGCCGGCCCGGATGCATTCGGGCCGGCCTTTGCTTTTCACACCTTTTCCGACCGTCAGCGATTGACGGTGCGCAGGCCGGCTTCCGGGTAGCGCGTTCCGGACGCGGCGCCGGCGGGGAACACCGCCTCGATGCGCGCCAGGTCGTCCGCGGTGAGCTGCACCTCCGTCGCGCCCGCGTTCTCCTCCAGGTAGCGCACATGCTTGGTGCCGGGGATGGGCACCAGGTCGTTGCCCTGCGCCAGCACCCAGGCCAGCGCCAGCTGCGACGCGGTCACGCCCTTTTCCCGGGCGATCTCCTGCACGCGGTTGACGAGGTCCAGGTTCTTCTGGAAGTTTTCGCCCTGAAAGCGCGGGCTGTCGCGCCGGTAGTCGTCCGCGGGCAGGTCGTCAAAGGTGCGGAATCGGCCCGTCAGAAAGCCGCGGCCCAGCGGGCTGTACGGTACGAACCCGATCCCCAGCTCGCGCGTGGCCTGCAGGATGCCGTTTTCCTCCACGTCGCGCGTCCACAGCGAATACTCCGTCTGCAGCGCGGCGATGGGGTGCACGGCGTGGGCGCGACGCACCGTGTCTGCCGCGGCCTCGCTCAATCCCAGGTGGCGCACCTTGCCGGCCTGCACCAGCTCGGCCATGGCGCCAACCGTGTCTTCGATGGGCACCTTGTCATCCACCCGGTGCTGGTAGTACAGGTCGATGTGGTCCACGCCCAGCCGCCGCAGCGAGGCGTCGCACGCCTCCCGCACGTACTCCGGATCGCCGCGGATGCCCATGAACGCTCCGGACTCCGAGCGCTGGTTGCCGAACTTGGTGGCGATCACCACCTCGTCGCGGCGTCCGCGGATGCCGCGGCCGACCAGTTCCTCGTTGGTGAACGGGCCGTACATATCGGCCGTGTCCAGAAAGGTGATGCCCATGTCCAGCGCGCGGTGCAGCGTGGCAATGGACTCCGCCTCGCTTCCGCCCTGGTAGAAGTCGCTCATCCCCATGCAGCCGAGCCCCAGCTCGGAAACCACAAGCCCCTGCCCAAGCGTCCGTGACTTCATTCCCGCTCTCCGTTCAGAATTCCGAGATCCTGCTGCCACCCGCCACCGCCCGCACACTCCGCGCCGGTGCGTCCCGGCGGATGGTTCGCGCATGGCGGGCCGCTCTCGCGCTGCTGGCGTGCGGGGCGGCCGGGTGTGCCGCGACGGAAAAGGATACGGCGGACGCGGTGGCGGGCTGCTACGCGCTCCGCTGGTTTCACGCGGACACGCTGGTCAGCGCGCCCGGCCTGCCGGACAGCGTGCGCCTGGACACCGCGCCGGACTGCCCCGCCTGCCGCGGCGAGTCCGCCCGCGCGTGGCGGATCACGTTCGCCGGGCACCGCCGGGAGCCCGAACCCGTGACCGACACCATGGCGCCGCCGCTTCCCCGGGAGTGGGACCGGCTGTATCCGTCCGCCCGATGGACGGTTCCGGCGCGTGGCTCGGTGCGGATGGTTTTTCACGACAACTACACGGGGTATGTCCTCGCTCTCCGGGTTGATGGCAACGAACTGCGCGGAACGTCGCGGTTCACGACCCATGAGGGCGGCGTGCCTCCCTCGCCGCCCGATCCGGTCATCGCGACCCGCTTCGCCTGTCCGGCGGACTGACCGGCGGGATCACGATCCTTGACGCGGCACCACCGTCGCACAATACTTAATCACATGCTTAACCATCCTCCGTCACTCGACCTCCTGTTTCACGCGCTGGCCGATCCCACCCGCCGGGTCATGGTGGAACGGCTGAGCCGCGGGCCCGTGTCGGTAAGCGACCTGGCGCAGCCGCTCACCATATCGCTTCCCGCCGTCATGCAGCACCTGCGGGTGCTGGAGGAAAGCGGGCTGGTGCGGTCGGAAAAGGTGGGGCGGGTGCGCACCTGCCGCATCGAGCCGGCGGCGCTGCGCAGCGCGGAGCAGTGGATCATGGACCGGCGCGCCACGTGGGAGCACCGCCTGGACCGCCTGGGCGAATTCCTCGCGGCGGAGGACCGACCATCAACCCCGGAGTAGATCATGGCCGAACGATCGGTGGAATACGCGACCTTTTCGATCGAACGCACCTATCCCGCCGCTGTCGAGCGGGTGTATGCCGCCTGGGCGGATCCGGCGCGCAAGGCGGAGTGGTTCGCCTGCCACGCGGACTATTCGATGGACTTTCGCGTGGGCGGGCGCGAGTTCAGCCGCGGGGGTGAGCCCGGCGGGCCGGTGTACACGACGGAGATCCGCTTTCAGGACATCGTTCCCGGCGAGCGCATCGTCTACACGTACGATGTCCTGCGGGATGAGGCGCGCATGTCGGTTTCCGTCGTCACCGTGCTGTTTGAGCAGGACGGCGGGGGCACGCGGATGACGTTCAACGAGCAGGGCGTGTTTCTGGACGGCCACGACAACGCCGCGCAGCGCGAGCACGGAACGCGGATGGGGCTGGAGCGGCTGGACGCACTGATGGGCGGCGGCGTCCCCGTGCACTGATCCGCTTCGCGCCACATGCGGTCCGGTACGGTGGACGAAAAGAGGGCCGGGAGCGATTCCCGGCCCTCTTTCTTATCCGCGGAACTGGCGTGCGGATCAGCGCGTGTCCGGGCAGGTGCAGTCAGTGGCGCAGCGCGTCCAGTCGATGTACGAGGGCGCGAACACCGCTTCCCGCGCGAGGACGGTGCCGGCATCGCCGGTCCGCTCGGCCGTGACCGCAAACGACTGCACCGACACCGCATCCAGGTCCAGCGTGAGCTTCTTCATCTGCCTTCTCGCCTTGCTGTTGAGGGAAGTTGAAAATTTCCAATCGGCCGCCAATCCCGCCACCGGCCGGTCAGCGCTCGTCGTCGCGCGTGCAGCTGGTGATGCACTGCGACGGCCGCCACGACGGTTCCGCGGCCTCGTCCGCGGCCTGGGGCGCGCGCACCGCGTTGCCGACGGCAAAGGACTGCACCGAGATCGTATCCAGGTCCAGGGTAAGCTTGTTCATCCGCGCCTCGCCTTGCTGTGGGAAGACTGCGTTCTTCGCGTGGTTGTCCGGTCCCGCGCGGCGGGATCAGCGCTCGTCGTCGCGGGTGCAGCTGGTGATGCACTGCGACGGGCGCAGGTACGAGGGCGCGAGTTCCTCGCCGTCGTGGCCGCGCACCGTGCCCCACGTGGGCGTCGCGCCCTCTTCCGTCGCAAAGGACTGCACCGAAACCGAGTCCAGCTCCAGCGTGAGCTTCTTCATCCTCGCCTCGCCTTGCACAGGGTAGACAGGAACCTTTTCCGCTCATTCACGCGAATTGCGGACCACCATCACACAATCGCCACCCGCAATCAGAATGTCAGCGATATGGCGGATCAGGGACGATCCCGTACACTCCTTCCCGCCCCGTGGTTCGCATGGGGACTGCCGAACCCCGAATCGAAAGACTCTTTTCCAGACCCTCTTGCGCGAATGGCGATGTACGGCGACATTCGTTTCACGCGCACACATTCGGCCACAACGGCAGACTTCGAGATGAGCTTCGACACCGCTTCCAGAACACGGGCGCGGATGTCGGGAACGGGCTGGCTGGGCGCGCGATCCGGGCAGTACAGAGGAGCGGGGCCGCACACCCCGTGATCCATCACTCGCAGACCTGAACCGGGAGCACGCCATGAGCAAGCGCAAGCTGAAGCTGGAAGACGTGGAGATCGAGTCGTTCGCGACCGCCCGCGCCGTTGAAGGAAAGGGTACCGTGGAGGCCAACGAGATGGAAACGGTCGGCGAGGGCACCTGCATGGGCCAGACCGGCGCGTGCACGGCCTGCCCTCCTCTCCACTGCTACTGAGGCACGCTGGCCCGGCTGCGCGCCGGGCTGGCTGAACGCGCAGAATCCGGGGAGCACAGAGGGAACGGGGCCGCACCCGCCGTCGATCCATCACTCGCATACCTGAGCCAGGAGCACACCATGACCAAGCACAAGCTGAAGCTGGAAGACGTGGAGATCGAGTCCTTCGTGACCGCCGCCACGCCCAAGGCCGAGGGCACGGTGAGAGCCAACGCCATGCGCACCGAAGACACCTGCCGCGGCCAGACCGGCCTTTGCACGGGCTGTACGCCGATCGCCTGCTACTGAAGCACCGCTGACTCCGTCCCCCGCGCCCGGCGCGGGGGACGGATTTGCTGGGGAGCATGGGGTGCGGCCCCACTCTCTCTTTCCGACACCGGGGAGCCACGCCAGCACGGCGCGGCTTCCCGGTTCCGCGTTCGGGGCGGGATGGGATGAGGATGGCGGATTCGGTGCGTCGGAGGGGAGCTTACGCCGGAGGTACCCAAACAGAGGTCCATGTGCTCTGGATGGTGCCGCGCGGTTGGAGGGGCCCCCTCTCCCCGGCCCTCTCCCCCGCTCCGCGGGAGAAAGGGAGACCTCAGCGTGGCGGATGGCGCGGTGGATCACGGCAGTTGCTCGGGAGGCGGAGGTCCCGCGGATCGGGGTGATTGCAGGCCAGCGCCGCCGAGTCTGCGCCCGCCGTTCCTGGGCTGAAGCTGGCGGAACGCATCGTGCTCGTCGCGGGGGGATGATTCGGGGCCTGAGCCAGGATGGATGATGCGGTGGATGATGATGGCGGCGTGCGCGTCGCTGGTGGCGGGGAGCGCGGCCGCCCAGACGACCCCGGCGGATACGACCGCCTGCGGCGGCAACGGTGCGGGACGGGCGGTGGCGGATTCGGTCGCGGGCGACTCCGCGGGATCGGCGATGATCCGCATCGACGCGCGGTTCACGGCGGAGTCCATCCGCTTGAACGCGCCCGCGTCGGCGCGCGTGGTGGTGCCCGGGTGCGCTCCGGGCAGCGGCGTGCGCGTGGAGCGGCAGAACCTGCCCGAGCGGCTGGAGCCGGGGACGACGTACCGCAACGGCGGCATGCGCATCATCATCCAGGCGGATGCGGTGCTGGCCTGCCGCCTGGCCGCCGCCCTCGCCGCGCCGACGGGTACGTCCGCTGCGGCGGGGCTCGATCAGGCGATCTGCGGCCCGGCTCCCGATCCTGCAGCGGCTGCGCCGACCGCGACGACGACCGTGTCACCATCGGCGCCTGCATTGAGACCGGCGCCTACATCGACAACGGCACCTCCACCCGCGACGACACCTGCATCACCGACGCCTGCACCCAGGACGCCGTAGCACGCGGAGTTTCCGGTAAAGTCCTGGCCGACGAATTCGGGCATCAGCCTCACGGTCCTGCCGTGGGGCTTTTTGCGTGCATGTGGGA includes:
- a CDS encoding SRPBCC family protein, whose product is MAERSVEYATFSIERTYPAAVERVYAAWADPARKAEWFACHADYSMDFRVGGREFSRGGEPGGPVYTTEIRFQDIVPGERIVYTYDVLRDEARMSVSVVTVLFEQDGGGTRMTFNEQGVFLDGHDNAAQREHGTRMGLERLDALMGGGVPVH
- a CDS encoding pinensin family lanthipeptide, which gives rise to MTKHKLKLEDVEIESFVTAATPKAEGTVRANAMRTEDTCRGQTGLCTGCTPIACY
- a CDS encoding ArsR/SmtB family transcription factor, translating into MLNHPPSLDLLFHALADPTRRVMVERLSRGPVSVSDLAQPLTISLPAVMQHLRVLEESGLVRSEKVGRVRTCRIEPAALRSAEQWIMDRRATWEHRLDRLGEFLAAEDRPSTPE
- a CDS encoding aldo/keto reductase, which encodes MKSRTLGQGLVVSELGLGCMGMSDFYQGGSEAESIATLHRALDMGITFLDTADMYGPFTNEELVGRGIRGRRDEVVIATKFGNQRSESGAFMGIRGDPEYVREACDASLRRLGVDHIDLYYQHRVDDKVPIEDTVGAMAELVQAGKVRHLGLSEAAADTVRRAHAVHPIAALQTEYSLWTRDVEENGILQATRELGIGFVPYSPLGRGFLTGRFRTFDDLPADDYRRDSPRFQGENFQKNLDLVNRVQEIAREKGVTASQLALAWVLAQGNDLVPIPGTKHVRYLEENAGATEVQLTADDLARIEAVFPAGAASGTRYPEAGLRTVNR
- a CDS encoding purine-nucleoside phosphorylase, translated to MHGTPIHDTVTFLRERFTRAPHAILVLGSGLGGLADEIEDAVRVPFDEIPGFPRRTQALAGHAGQLVAGRMNSVEVVAMQGRFHLYEGWEPADVALPIRALAALGAETMLLTNAAGGIRPGFVPGDLMIIADHLNLMFRNPLIGPTFPGETRFPDMSEPYDLAFRRAAAEVARDLRIPVTEGVYAGLLGPSYETLAEVRMLGRLGADAVGMSTVPEVLVASAIGVKCLGISCITNLAAGLGGQKLSHDEVMEVGARVRDQLAALVRGVLPRIAGSNLASEAAN